aggcagcaataattatattttggcttttgttctagagcttagcatagttaaggcgacagttgaagcatattagtgaaggtagttaaaatttaatgacaatcatcataatctcttataacctacataaactgtataatgcttacatggaatgaaaccagcattacctaattggtgtttacatacatacagagggagaaaaaaacctaccaaaggccatcactctaaatgtactatcacgtacttgttaaaaatgcaaatataccatAGAACTAAAATGACGTGAAGAGCACTACTCATTACCTAGAAGAAAGGTAACTGGTTCTCATACAAAGCTAAGCTGGCATCAATCACCCTCGTCACAATGGCTTAGAAAAGCATCAGGTTTCCAGTAGAGAAACTATTCTAGGAAAGTCAGTCAATCTTGTGAAAGTTTCACAGCTGTAAAACCAGGCTAAGACTACAACGACCGTGAAATCTGAGGAGatcagatgaaccagtagattcccAGCCATAATGTGAGACGGGAAGGTCCTCATGCAGCATATGCTCCCTGGCTCCGGGAAAGCTTCGTGTGCATAATACAGAAGTAGTtgagaaaggaaactggagaCGCTCAGCTGTTTCCATTGTGTCCTAACTGTTAAACTTCAGGGATGGTGTGATCCATCAGGCTTTTCATAATGCTTGGCGCCATCCGTTTAATaatatgttcaaagataaaagcaggcatgattgtgacggtaactacagtcccagatgttgataGTATGTCTGCAATTTGAGAGTCCTTCAATCCAATGACGTTCTGGCCGTTGATCTCACAGATGTTATGTTCCGTGAGAAGACcgtttctggctgcagaactatctttcactatggatgttactttcccatttttaaagataaagccaaCGTTTCCAGTACTGTCCTTATGCATAGTAATTGTCCGCTCAAAAGGCCTGTCACGAATGGTCATTGTGAtcttctctccaaaagcctgtttgagcaccttgtgagctttatcagagctccagcctgcacagttttcaccattgatctggagtacctggtcgccaaatctcaaaccaaccaatgaggctggagaatttgcctggactagctgaacaaatataccattatctattgatttaagcctgagtccaatttttccatcttgatccttacataaaatgacttcacgaatcccttgtttaatttctgctctgcgaatcccaacatcatttccagttacaggagccaccatatagttcatactggaaggtcttgctaccaactgcccctgaagtggtgctccagagaccatcaccagatttgcatgtatttcttcttcatttaaactCAGGCCCATGTATTGAGACAGTTCCGGATACAGTTTAGGATAAAGATTTCCATCTTGAGAgatgggagcagaagcttctgacaaaattgctgggttggcagggtttgcagaaaaagcagtctgagcctgaattactttgtctaccttcaagtcttcaagagatggatagagagacatttttcctgatttatctagACCACAAGGACTCGCTCCCCGCTGCCACCGCCTCGAATACAGCTAGCGACTTCCGAGACCCGAGAAAAGGAGAGCAGCACGCGCGTGAGGACCGCCCACCAGGCGCatcacagcaccgccccccctgtgttttcctcacttcctctagctttctccctagaaaatatgaatgtgtggagctggtgtctccatgtggaagctgttagtgtttccaagcacaaaattaaatgttcccttaaaaaaaaaattcaaaacaataaagtttgccaataatatccagaaaacacaaacacagaggctgtcgcaatatgtgtgattgagttagccaaaacacaactggatatttctggtttcatcgagtcatatccatacaaagtggtgtggaattcgtatacaatggacacaaacaatcacagtaaaaatggttttgaagaaaagcaaagtctttccgttaggcaagtgcatgaaatgtcatctatacaaacagaaatatcatgtgtttcctgcagttccttgagctttctccctacaaaatacaaatgtgtagagctgttatctccatgtggagtcaactagtgtttcccagcacaaaattaaatgttccttgataataaacattcaataaaataaagtccgtcgataatatccagaaaacacaaacacagtggctctcgcaaaaTGTGGCATTGAGtgagccgaaacacaaccggatatttctggtttcatccagtcatatccggacaaagtggtgtggaatttgtatacaatacacacaatcacagtaaaaatggttttggagaaaagcaaagtcttttcgtaaggcaagtgcataaaatgtcacctacacaaacagaaataccatgtttgtttgacgcagttcctctagctttctccctataaaatacgaatatatagagctggtgtatccatgtggaaccaattagtgtttccaagcacaaaattcaatgttccctgataaaaaacatttaaatcaataaagtccgtggataatatccagaaaacacaaacacagaggctgtcgcaagatgtgggattgaggtaggcaaaacacaattggatatttctggtttcatccagtcatatatggacaaagtggtgtggaattcatatgcaatggacacagacaatcgcagtaaaaatggtattggagaaaagcaaagtgtttctgttaggcaagtgtataaaatgtcatctatacaaacagaaatatcatgtttgtttgccgcagttcctcttgctttctccctagaaaatacgaatgtgtagagtcggtgtctccatgtggaaccaattagtgtatccaagcacaaaattaaatgtttccttataaaaaacacttaaaataataaagttcctcgataatatccagaaaacacaaacacagaggctgtcgcaatatgtgggattcagttagccaaaacacaaccggatatttctggtttcatcctatcatgtcctgacaaagttgtgtggaattcatatgcaatggactgggaacatcacagtaaaaatggttttgaagaaaagcaaagtttttcgttacgcacgtgcataaaatgtcacctatccaaacagaaatatcaggtttgcttgctgtagttactctagctttctccctagacaatacgaatgtgtagagctggtgtctccatgtggaaccaattagtgtttccaagcacaaaattcaatgttcccttataaaaaacttttaaaacaataaagtccgtcgataatatccagaaaatacaaacacagagactgtcgcaacatgtgggattttgttagccaaaacacaaacggatatttctggtttcatccagtcatatcctgagaaagtgatgtggaatttgtatgcaatcaaccgggaacatcacagtaaaaaagtttttgaagaaaagcaaagtatttccgtcaggcaaatgcataaaatgtcacctatacaaacggaaatatcatgttgtttgccgcagttcctcttgctttgtccctacaaaatacgaatgtgtagagctggtgtctccatgtggaaccaattagtgtttccaagcacaaaattcaatgttcccttataaaaaacttttaaaacaataaagtccgtcgataatatccagaaaatacaaacacagagactgtcgcaacatgtgggattttgttagccaaaacacaaacggatatttctggtttcatccagtcatatcctgaaaaagtgatgtggaatttgtatgcaatcaaccgggaacatcacagtaaaaaagtttttgaagaaaagcaaagtatttccgtcaggcaaatgcataaaatgtcacctatacaaacggaaatatcatgttgtttgccgcagttcctcttgctttgtccctacaaaatacgaatgtgcagagctggtgtctccatgtggaaccaaatagtgtttccaagcagaaaattaaatgttccttgataaaaaacatccaataaaataaagtcgtcgataaaatccagaaaacacaaacacagtggctctcgcaaaatgtgggattgagttagccaaaacacaactggatatttctggtttcatccagtcatatcctgacaaactggtatggaattcctatgcaatggaccgagaaaagcacagtaaaatggtttggagaaaagcaaagtctattcgtttggcaagtgcataaaacgtcatctattcaaacagaaatatcatgtttgtttgccacagttccttcagttttctccctagaaaatatgaatgtgtagagctggttctccatgtggaaccaattagtgtttctacggacaaaattaaatgttccctgataaaaacattcaaaacaataaagcctgtcgataatatccagaaaatattatcacagtgcctgtagcaatatctgggattgagttagccaaaacacaaccagataattctggtttcgtccagtcatatctgtacaaagtggtgtggaattcgtatgcaatggaccgaataaatcacagtaaaatggttttggagaaaagcaaagtctattcattgagcaagtgcataaaatgtcatctatacaaacagaaatatcatgtttgtttgccgcagttcctctagctttctccctagaaaatacgaatgtgtagagctggtgaaccAAGTGGAGTCAAGTAGTGATTCTAcagtataatattaaatgttccatgataaaaaacattcaaaacaaaaagtccgttgataatatccggaaaacacaaccacagaggctgtagcagtatctgggattgagttagccgaaacacaaccggatatttctgttttcatccagtcatatcctgacaaactggtatggaattcctatgcaatggaccgagaaaatcacagtaaaatggtttggagaaaagcaaagtctattcgtttggcaagtgcat
This window of the Lepus europaeus isolate LE1 unplaced genomic scaffold, mLepTim1.pri SCAFFOLD_28, whole genome shotgun sequence genome carries:
- the LOC133754696 gene encoding syntenin-1; this encodes MSLYPSLEDLKVDKVIQAQTAFSANPANPAILSEASAPISQDGNLYPKLYPELSQYMGLSLNEEEIHANLVMVSGAPLQGQLVARPSSMNYMVAPVTGNDVGIRRAEIKQGIREVILCKDQDGKIGLRLKSIDNGIFVQLVQANSPASLVGLRFGDQVLQINGENCAGWSSDKAHKVLKQAFGEKITMTIRDRPFERTITMHKDSTGNVGFIFKNGKVTSIVKDSSAARNGLLTEHNICEINGQNVIGLKDSQIADILSTSGTVVTVTIMPAFIFEHIIKRMAPSIMKSLMDHTIPEV